A single genomic interval of Juglans regia cultivar Chandler chromosome 1, Walnut 2.0, whole genome shotgun sequence harbors:
- the LOC108988281 gene encoding uncharacterized protein LOC108988281 has product MDSVKRVFYIKLVLFAGLLLASVSRLWISLFGYLNRVFLRHKKGASSGILSQENNQINSKCIELEAESEVSYSESFRHGDSGYNNIASETSDYSSIRSQENVRIDSNDTEPEGEAEPVYSEVFSGEDVGHDGLDEIDSETPKFEFKFRFPTYEESSRFNVGSGDSVSLESTAPSTSTNKYEFFSGKSFSHFLEEPEAVSFTVKELHIESNNHSIESIPNIERDSMQQNSLKEVVHEKASETSEVSEKLEGRTSVEDVYSWGGQLEKPENDFSGEENVTVDDKFLSEKDFIASDSDLEDSVCSSSLLSQFGASTSDLFLSEKDFEGANEGEDVELTEGDLESADIDSQNLDIGYEPEDFDGEDSDILEELQKLEESDMPKSDRQNSEKFYKDGFHGDRNSKDEDFGGNDEKQMDGKLNSKDSSEWDSEDSNELESLWEHQELIEQLKMELKKVRATGLPTILEESECPKIIEDLKPWKIDEKFQHADRIGEVHKFYKSYRERMRKFDILNYQKMYAIGVLRSKDGHDDHSFSSRKSSAPAITSLLSQSFRLSKHKKSELDPTMKFIRDLRCDLEMVYVGQLCLSWEILHWQYEKALELWESDPSGLHPYNEVAGEFQQFQVLLQRFIENEPFQGPRVENYVENRCVMRNLLQVPVIRGDRKKERRGRDNGAITIDIVIEILEESMRIIWKFIRADKDASTLILPSRRDTRIDHQLQDPADSMLLMEVRTDIQKKEKKLKDILKSGNCILKKFQKHQDEDNIDHHYFFCQVDMKLVSRVLNMPRITTDQLVWCRGKLSQIRFVNRKIHVESPSILLFPC; this is encoded by the exons ATGGATTCTGTGAAAAGGGTTTTCTATATAAAGTTAGTTCTCTTTGCTGGCCTACTCTTGGCCTCTGTTTCCAGACTTTGGATCAGTCTGTTCGGTTACCTAAACAGAGTCTTCCTCag ACATAAAAAAGGTGCGAGTTCTGGGATTCTTTCACAAGAAAACAATCAAATTAATTCCAAATGTATTGAGCTAGAAGCAGAGTCTGAGGTATCATATTCAGAAAGCTTTAGACATGGGGATTCAGGGTACAATAATATTGCATCAGAAACTTCAGATTATTCTAGCATTCGTTCCCAAGAAAACGTTCGAATCGATTCCAATGATACTGAACCAGAAGGGGAGGCTGAACCAGTGTATTCTGAAGTTTTTTCTGGCGAGGACGTGGGGCACGATGGTTTGGATGAAATAGATTCAGAAACGCCAAAGTTTGAGTTCAAATTCCGGTTTCCGACATATGAAGAAAGCAGTAGATTTAATGTAGGGAGTGGTGATTCTGTTAGCTTGGAGAGTACCGCTCCCTCTACTAGCACTAATAAGTATGAGTTCTTCTCTGGGAAAAGTTTTAGCCACTTCTTGGAGGAACCAGAAGCTGTAAGCTTTACAGTCAAAGAGTTACATATTGAGTCCAATAATCATTCGATTGAAAGTATCCCAAATATTGAAAGAGATTCTATGCAGCAAAATTCTTTAAAAGAAGTTGTTCATGAAAAAGCTTCTGAGACCTCTGAGGTGTCAGAGAAGCTAGAGGGTAGGACGTCGGTTGAAGATGTTTATTCTTGGGGAGGACAATTGGAGAAGCCGGAGAATGACTTTTCGGGTGAAGAAAATGTTACGGTCGATGATAAGTTTCTTTCCGAAAAGGATTTCATTGCTTCAGATTCTGACTTGGAGGATTCTGTTTGCTCAAGTTCATTATTGAGTCAATTCGGGGCTTCGACCAGCGATTTATTTTTGTCAGAGAAGGATTTCGAGGGTGCAAATGAAGGAGAGGATGTAGAATTAACTGAGGGAGACTTGGAGTCGGCGGACATAGATTCGCAGAACTTGGATATTGGTTATGAGCCAGAAGATTTTGATGGTGAAGATAGTGATATTCTGGAAGAACTTCAAAAGCTGGAAGAGTCTGATATGCCGAAATCAGATCGTCAAAACTCAGAGAAGTTTTACAAGGATGGTTTTCATGGTGACAGAAACTCTAAAGACGAAGACTTTGGTGGAAATGATGAAAAACAAATGGATGGAAAACTCAATTCAAAGGATTCATCGGAGTGGGATTCTGAGGATTCAAATGAATTGGAATCATTGTGGGAACATCAAGAGTTGATAGAGCAGCTGAAGATGGAGCTGAAAAAGGTCAGAGCCACAGGCCTGCCCACCATTCTTGAGGAATCTGAGTGTCCCAAGataattgaagatttgaaaccTTGGAAAATTGACGAGAAGTTTCAGCATGCCGATCGAATTGGTGAGGTTCACAAGTTCTACAAGAGTTACAGAGAACGAATGCGGAAATTCGATATCCTGAATTACCAGAAGATGTACGCGATAG GTGTTCTGAGGTCAAAGGATGGACATGATGATCATTCGTTTTCAAGCCGCAAATCATCTGCGCCGGCGATCACATCCCTTCTTTCTCAAAGCTTTCGGCTTAGCAAGCATAAAAAGTCTGAACTTGACCCTACGATGAAGTTTATTAGAGACTTGCGTTGTGATTTGGAAATGGTCTATGTTGGGCAGTTGTGCCTTTCTTGGGAAATCCTTCACTGGCAATACGAGAAGGCTTTAGAGTTATGGGAGTCTGACCCGTCCGGACTGCATCCATATAACGAAGTTGCAGGTGAATTTCAACAGTTTCAAGTCCTCTTGCAAAGATTTATAGAAAACGAACCTTTTCAAGGACCAAGGGTTGAAAATTATGTCGAGAATCGATGTGTTATGCGTAATCTTCTTCAAGTGCCAGTGATAAGAG GggacagaaagaaagaaagaagaggaagagacaATGGCGCAATCACGATTGATATTGTGATAGAGATCTTGGAAGAATCGATGAGAATAATTTGGAAATTCATCCGAGCTGATAAAGACGCGAGCACCTTGATTCTACCGAGTCGAAGGGATACTCGGATTGATCATCAGCTCCAAGACCCAGCAGATTCAATGCTTTTGATGGAAGTCCGAACAGATATTCAAAAA AAAGAGAAGAAACTGAAAGACATCTTGAAGAGTGGAAACTGCATATTAAAGAAGTTCCAAAAGCATCAAGATGAAGACAACATAGACCACCATTATTTCTTCTGCCAAGTGGATATGAAACTAGTGTCGAGGGTCTTAAACATGCCTAGAATAACAACAGACCAACTTGTTTGGTGTCGCGGTAAATTAAGTCAGATTAGATTTGTGAATCGAAAGATTCACGTAGAATCACCTTCCATCTTGCTTTTTCCATGTTGA
- the LOC109013175 gene encoding protein FEZ-like encodes MDEKNDVEKVDDVILPGFRFHPTDEELVGFYLKRKIQQRTLPIELIKPVDIYKYDPWDLPKVAATGEKEWYFYCPRDRKYRNSARPNRVTGAGFWKATGTDRPIYSSDGSKCIGLKKSLVFYRGRAAKGIKTDWMMHEFRLPSLSDLAPPKKFLDKNIPANDSWAICRIFKKTNSMAQRALSHSWVSSLPETLATETLTQGTHCSQFSPENISCTTEIGSAMQFCHNNHDLQQSSTACFSAFDIPSYKPINHIVSKPLPFPLSNGELPDGFTLISSLDVSGPIKCTVDTPSIFLNSALGELTSASESIDFEASQQQLSGFSISLPQDVQENMGTGEDEAGLRRNLDATLLNNQWGTIRSIGFPFSLPSNDAWKPNLSWDSPPCPSEMSTSYSANKCYT; translated from the exons ATGGATGAGAAGAACGATGTTGAGAAGGTTGATGATGTTATATTGCCGGGTTTTCGTTTTCATCCCACAGACGAGGAGCTTGTTGGGTTCTACCTCAAGAGAAAGATTCAGCAGCGAACTCTTCCTATTGAGCTAATTAAGCCAGTGGATATTTACAAGTACGATCCGTGGGATCTACCAA aggtGGCTGCTACCGGGGAGAAAGAGTGGTATTTCTACTGTCCAAGGGACCGTAAATACAGGAACAGTGCACGGCCAAACCGAGTTACTGGAGCTGGGTTCTGGAAGGCAACTGGAACTGACCGGCCTATTTACTCCTCTGATGGCAGCAAATGCATCGGTTTGAAGAAGTCACTTGTCTTCTACAGGGGCAGAGCTGCCAAAGGAATCAAAACTGATTGGATGATGCATGAATTTCGGTTACCTTCTCTCTCGGATTTGGCGCCCCCGAAGAAGTTCTTAGATAAAAACATCCCTGCAAAT GATTCATGGGCAATTTGCAGGATattcaagaaaacaaattcCATGGCTCAAAGAGCTCTTTCCCACTCTTGGGTCTCTTCACTGCCAGAAACTTTGGCAACTGAGACGCTCACACAGGGCACACACTGCAGTCAGTTCAGTCCAGAGAACATCTCTTGCACGACTGAAATTGGGTCAGCCATGCAGTTTTGCCATAACAATCACGACTTGCAACAATCCTCTACTGCCTGTTTCTCTGCTTTTGACATTCCTTCTTATAAACCCATTAATCATATAGTCTCTAAGCCTTTGCCATTCCCTCTTTCTAACGGAGAACTTCCCGATGGCTTCACGTTGATCTCCTCACTCGATGTGTCAGGACCCATCAAGTGTACGGTCGATACTCCTTCTATCTTTTTGAACTCTGCTTTAGGCGAATTGACCAGTGCCTCTGAGAGCATAGACTTTGAAGCGTCCCAACAGCAGTTAAGTGGCTTCTCAATCAGTTTGCCACAGGATGTGCAAGAAAACATGGGCACAGGAGAAGATGAGGCAGGCCTCAGGAGGAACCTAGACGCAACCCTCCTAAATAACCAGTGGGGAACCATCCGATCAATCGGATTTCCCTTCAGTTTGCCTTCAAATGATGCCTGGAAGCCCAATCTGTCATGGGATTCACCTCCTTGTCCTAGTGAGATGTCCACTAGCTACTCCGCAAATAAATGCTATACttga
- the LOC109013174 gene encoding 60S ribosomal protein L34, producing MVQRLTYRTRHSYATKSNQHRIVKTPGGKLVYQSTKKRASGPKCPVTGKRIQGIPHLRPTEYKRSRLSRNRRTVNRAYGGVLSGGAVRERIIRAFLVEEQKIVKKVLKIQKTKEKQASKS from the exons ATGGTGCAGCGGCTTACGTATCGCACGCGCCACAGCTATGCCACCAAGTCCAACCAGCACCGGATCGTCAAGACCCCTG GTGGGAAGTTGGTGTATCAGAGCACCAAGAAGAGGGCAAGTGGGCCGAAGTGCCCAGTCACTGGAAAGAGAATCCAAGGG aTTCCCCATTTGAGACCTACTGAATACAAGAGATCTCGATTGTCAAGGAACCGAAGGACTGTGAATCGGGCTTATGGTGGTGTCCTTTCTGGAGGTGCTGTTAGGGAgag AATAATTCGAGCATTCTTGGTTGAAGAGCAGAAGATTGTGAAAAAGGTATTGAAGATCCAGAAGACAAAGGAAAAGCAAGCCTCAAAAAGCTGA